The Bradyrhizobium sp. B097 genome contains the following window.
TCACGAGGTCGTGCTGCGCCATCTGCGCGAGGAGAAATTGAGTGGCGCCATCGATGCCTACGCGTGCGGGCCGACGCCGATGATCGACGCCGTATTGCCCGTCCTGCAAATGAACGGCGTCGAGCCGGAGCACATCTATTTCGACAAGTTTACGCCGGCGGTGCGATGACGGCGTTCAAAGGTTCGTCGCAGAACAGAATGGCAAAAGGGAGTGAACGATGAGTGCACAGACGAGCAGCGCAACGGCAGCGGCCAAGCCCGCAGCAGCCGTCAAATCCGGTGCCGCGGGAGCCGCGGTCTTTCCGGGCTCCGACAGCCGCAAGTACAACTACTTCGAACCCAAAGGCCGCAAGGCGACCCACTACGAGGACATGACGGTCGACGTGCAGCCGGATCCAGAGCGATACCTGCTGCAGGACTGGATCATCTCCTTCCCGGACGGAACGCCGACCTATTCCAAGGACTGGACGGCGGCCAAGAGCTCGAACTGGCACAAATTCCGCGCCGTCGACCAGGAGTGGGAGCGAACCCATTACCAGCGCCAGTCGACGATCTGCGGCATGGTGCAGAACACCATCGAGAACGGCCGGAAATCAGGTGCGCCGACCCGCTTCGATCCCGCCTGGGTGAAGATCCTGCAGAACCACCTTGGCGCCTACAAGCACGCCGAATTCGGTCTCGGCACCTCGACCATGCAGGCGCAGCGTTACGGCTACACCCAGATGGTCAACAATGCGATCCTGACCAACTCGTCCTACAAGTTGCGGTTCGCGCAGGACATCACGCTCTATCTGAGCGAGATCGGTCTCGACCTCTCCGCCTTCGACATTGCTGCCGGGAAGAAGCACTGGCTGGAGGACCCGATCTGGCAAGGCGTGCGCAAGTCGGTCGAATCGGTGATGGGTTCGAACGACTATCTCGAACAGTACTTTGCAACGAACGTGGTGTTCGAGCCGCTGATCGGCGAACTGTTCCGCTCCGGCTTCCTGATGCAGGCGGCCTCTGCACAGAACGATTTCATCACGCCGGCGGTCGTCTCCGCCGCGGAGGCCGACTACGAGCGCAACCTCGCCAACTCTGTCGAGCTGTTCCACATTCTCGGCACGGATCCTACCTACGCGGCGCAGAACCTTGCGCTGTTCAACAAGTGGCTGGTCAAGCATGCCGACCTGGCGCTCGACGCCGCCAACCATCTGCAACCGATCTGGTCGCAGCCGCGTGTCAAGGTCGCTGCGTTCGCCGATGCCTTGGCACACGCGAAAAACCGGATCAAGGGCATCGCCGCCGAGCTTGGTCTGACGGTTCCGGCAAATCTCACATCCTGACCGGCACCGCTTCACCTCCGTCACAACAAAAGCTTCAGGAGACCGACATGCTGCACGAGAATGACAACATCTTCAAATCGATGAAGGACATCACGTTCGAGGACACGGTGTCGCATCAATGTGGCGTCACCATGAATGACAGCGTCGAGGCGCGCGCCATCGCCGAGGTGATGAGCCGGCATGACCATATCAAGGTGACCTACATGCCCGCGATGATCCGCATCGACGGCGTCGGCAAGATGGAGTTCAAGATGGACGAGATTTCGGAGGAGCTGGGGCGGGTGATGACCCCGCATCTCTTCGAGATCTCGACCTCCACGCACTACGGCCGGATGGTCATGATCGACGACAACACCGTCATGTTGTTCGGCGACATGAACGAGATGATGAAATACATCGTCTGACGACCGCTCGTGAACGAGCCCCGGCCGGCGCGACACCGGCCGGGTGCAATCGACGACATCAATCGCACGCTTTCAGAACGGCACGCAATCCAGCGGGGATCAGGGAGAAACGTCATGTACAGAACAGCCAAGGGTGAAGAGATTTTTGTCATCGATGGGCATACGCATTTTTGGGATGGCAGCCCGGCGAACCAGAAGAACATCCACGGCAAGCAGTTCATCGACTGCTTCTACGCCTATCACGCGAATCTGAGCCCACCCTCGGAGAAATGGGAAAAGGAGAAGTTCGAGAAATACGACGCCAAGACGATGTTCGACGATCTGTTCGTCACCGGCTATGACGACATGGCGATCCTGCAGCCGACCTATCTCACCGACTTCTACAAGAACGGCTTCAACACCACCGAGCGAAATTCGGCCATGAAGAAGAGCCATCCGGATCGCTTCATCCTGAACGGCGCGTTCGATCCCCGCGACGGCAGCAAGGGCATCGAGGAACTTCATGCACTGTCCGAGAAGCACAAGCTCAAGGGTGTCAAGCTCTACACCGCCGAATGGCGCGGCGAATCCAAGGGCTACAAGCTGACCGACAAGGCGTCCTACCAATATCTGGAGGCGGCGCAAAAGCTCGGCATCAAGAACATCCACGTCCACAAGGGCCCGACGATCATTCCGCTGAACCGGGATGCGTTCGATGTAGCCGATATCGACGACGTCGCGACCTCGTTCCAGGACCTCAACTTCATTGTCGAGCATTGCGGCCTGCCGCGGCTGGACGATTTCTGCTGGATCGCGACCCAGGAGACCAACGTCTACGCCGGTCTCGCGGTGGCGCTGCCCTTCATCCATTCGCGGCCCGGCTATTTCGCCCACGTCATTTCCGAGCTGCTGTTCTGGGTCGGAGCGGACAAGATCCTCTACGGCAGCGACTACGGCATCTGGACCCCGAAATGGCTGATCGACAAGTTGATGGCCTTCGAAATTCCGGCGGACGTCACCAAGGAGACCGGCTCGGTGTTGTCGATGGAGGCCAAGACGAAAATTCTCGGCCTCAACGCAGCGCGCATCTACGGGATCGATGTCGAGGCGCAGAAGAAGAAGATCCGGGCCGGCGGCGGCTATGCGCATCTGCCCGAAGCCGTTCATGCGCCGAGGTGACGGCCATGAATGGCGCCGTTGACAGCGCGATGCGGCCGCAAGACCGTTCGATCGATGACAGGCGGGCCCAGATCTGGGCCTGCCTGCAGGGCGTGATGGACCCGGAGCTCGACGAGTCCGTCACCGAGTTGAATTTCGTGACCCGCGCCGATGTGGACGCGGCCGACCGCGTCCACATCGAGTTCCGCCTGCCGACCTATTGGTGTGCGGCCAACTTTTCGTTCCTGATGGCGGACGACATGCGCCAAGCCGTGAGCCGACTCGACTGGGTGAAGGGCGTCAGCGTCGTGTTGGGCGAGCATATGTATGCCGACAAGATCAATGCCGGTCTTGCCGAGGGGCGTTCGTTCCAGGAGGCGTTTGGCACCGAGGCTGATGGTGGCCTCGACGATCTGCGTCAGACGTTCCTCGTCAAGGCATTCCAGCGTCGACAGGTCGTGCTGCTCGGTCACCTCATCGCATTGGGGCATTCTCCAGCGGAGATCGTGAGCTTGACGCTGGCCGAGCTTGGCAGCCTGCCGCTCGACGATACCGGGGAGAAGCTGGTTCAGCGTTATCTCGAACGACGTGCGGTCGTCGGCTCCGCGCCGAGCGATGCGACGGCCTTTGTCGACGCGAAAGGCGCGCGGCTAAACGCCGAAAGCCTTCCAGGCTATCTGTCGGACTTGCGGCGTGTCGGCATTAATGCCGAGTTCAACGGTGCGCTGTGTCGCGGTCTGCTGGCCGCCCGGTTCGACCTCGAAACGCCATTCGTCCCGAAATCGAAGGCGATGCCGGCCTCGCCGGGTGCGGACCAGGTGCCGTGATGCCGGCGTGCAGCAAGAGAACGAGTGCAAACGAGACGCCCTCCAGCCAACAGTCGGGGATGTAAGATGCCGAAGATCATGCTGCATGATGAAGCCGCGCGGGCCGCCCTAGGCAGAGGTGTTGCCAAACTCGCCAAGGCGGTCAGAGGCACGCTCGGACCGAAGGGTATGAACGCGATCATGGACCGGCCGATCGGTACGCCGATCGTGTCGCGCGACGGCGTCAGCATTGCCAGCGAGATCGAGCTGGAATGCCCGTTCGAGAACATGGGCGCACAGGTGTTGCGCGAAGTCTCGGCGCGGACCAATGAAGTGGCGGGAGACGGAACCACCACGGCCACCGTGCTTGCCGATGTCCTGGTGCAGGACGGCCTGAAATGTCTTACAGCCGGCGCCAATCCGGTCGAGCTGGTCGAGGGGCTGGAACTGGCGGTCACCGAGACTATCGCCGCGCTCAGACGCTTGGCGAAGCCGCTGCAGGGTGCCGCCGGCCTGCGTGCCGTGGCGAGCATTGCCGCCAATGACACGGCGCTTGGCGACATGGTGGCCGAGGCATTCCAGCGTGCCGGCAATCACGGAATCGTTGCGGTTGAATATGGCAGCACGGTCGAAACGACGTTGGAGATCGTCGAAGGCATGGCCTTCGATCGCGGCTATCTCTCGCATCACATGGTGACCGATGTCGAGAAGATGCAAGTGGTGCTCGACGATCCGTTCATCCTCATGACCGATATCAAGATCCAGACCGGCGAGCAGCTCGCCGGCGTGATCTCGCTGATCGAGAGGAGCGGCAGGCCTCTGTTGATCATCGCCGAAGAAGTTGCGCCGCCGGTCATCATGCAATTGCTGGCACGCCGGGAGCGCGGCGGCTTCAAGGTCGCCGCGATCCATCCGCCGGAATTCGGCCATTGGCGCAAGGCGATGCTTGAGGACATTGCGATCACGACCGGGGGACGTGTGATCTCGGTCGATCTCGGCGGAAGGCTCGAGAAGGCCGAGCTGCATGACCTAGGTTCTGCGCGTCAGGTGCGCATTTCCGCCTCGAAGACCCTGATCACCGCGGGCGCCGGGGATCAAAGGAACATCGTTGCGCGACGCGAGCAGGTGTTGCGGCAGTATGAGGCCGCTCCTGAAAATATCGAACGGGACAAATTCCAGGAGCGAATCGCAAAACTATCCGGCGGCACGGCGATGATCCTCGCTGGCGGCGCCACGCCGGTGGAACAGAAGCGCCGGACCCAGCTGATCGAGGACGCGATCAACGCGACCCGCGCGGCGATCGAAGAGGGCATCGTCCCGGGCGGCGGCCTGGCCTTGCTCAGGACCGCCGGGAAACTCGACGAGTTGATCGGCCGTCTGGATGGGAGCACCAGGCAGGGCGCCGAGCTGCTGCAGCGCGCGCTCAGTCGGCCGCTGTTCTACATTGCCGGCAATGCCGGCCTGAACGCTGAGGCGGAGGTTACGAGATTTGCAAAGACCAGGAATGGTCATGGCCTCGACGCGCGCAACGGTTCGGCGGTCGATCTAGTCGAAGCGGGCATCATCGACCCGGTCAAAGTGTGCTATAGCGCGGTTCGCAATGCGGCCTCGGTGGCCGGTCTGATCCTGACGACGCAGACCTTGATCGCCAAGAAGCCGGATGACCACGATCCGACCGCAGGGCCGGCGCGAGGCGGTGGTGCCGAACTGCTCTGATCAGCGGCGCGAACCGTCAATCTGATGCGAGCGGTTCGCGCCAGCTCGCGCTGCATGCTGCGCCACCGGCAGTGTCGACGGTCCGATACGGCTGCGGTTCATTCAGGCTTCTTTTGCCCGAGCGCGCGATAGATTGTGTTTCTTGAGACACCAAGACGTCGCGCGGTTTCGCTGACGTTGCCGGCGGTCTCGGCGTAGACCGCAAGGATTCGTGCCCTGTGGGTGTCGTGGAGCGATCCGGGCGCCGCTTCAGGGGATTGCACGGCGACATCCTGCCGCTGCGGCTCGCTCGAGGTGCCATCCGCAGCGGCAAGCGTGAAACGTGCCAACACATTGCGAAGCTCGCGGATGTTGCCGGGCCAGGGGCGTGTGGCGAGATGCGCGATGTCGGCCGGGGTGATTTCGCAGCCCGGGTCGATGGCATCAAGCAGATGGCGAACGATGGCGTCAAAATCGCTGCGATCGCGGAGTCTCGGCAACGTCACCTCGAGCGTGTTGAGGCGGTAGAGCAGATCGGATCGAAACCTGCCCTCGGCGACCGCCTTGTCGAGGCGCGCGTTGGTCGCGGAGACGAGAAAAACATCGACTTTCGTTCTGACGCCGCCGACGGGACGCACGGTCCAGTCGTCGAGCAGCCGCAGCAGCACGGCCTGCAATGCGACGGGCATGTCGCCGATTTCGTCGAGGAACAACGTGCCTCCGTCGGCCTCCCTGACCAGTCCAATCGCGCCGCCGCGCCGCGCCCCGGTGAATGCACCTTCGGCGTAGCCGAACAGTTCGCTCTCGATCAGGCTTTCGGGCAGGGCGGCACAATTGACAGGGATGAACGCGCCGGTCCGCCCGCTCGCTGCGTGAGCATGCCGGGCAAGCTGTTCCTTGCCGGTCCCGGTTTCACCGCGGATCAGGATCGGCATCTTGCGCGCCGCCGCGGTTTCGACCTGACGAACGACGGCCCGCACCGCGGGATCGCGGGCGACGAATCCGGCGGCGGCGCCCGGAAGCGAGGGGGGCTGCGGCCTTAAGTCCTTCCGGGCGGACGATGAGCCCGTGGTCTCGCGGTGCTCGGGCTCGAACCTCGATTGCCGAGCGTTCTGATGCGTGACCAATTGGCGTCGCCGTGCAGGCAGCACCACGATGGCGCCGATGCCGGAGCGTTCGTTCTTGACGAGATTGAAGCTGGCGTTTGGAAGCAGCTCTTTCAACCTGCCTGGCCACTCATCGAACGGCACCGTCTTCAAGAAGCGGGTCGGTGCATCGTCGTGAATGCCGTGCTGGATCACATTCAGCGCGCGTTCCGTGGCGTGAAGGATGGTGCCGCGGCGGTCGAGCACGATGCATTCGTCATTCGACCATTGCGCCCTCTTGGCCAGAAAGCGGCACAGCAATTCCTCATGTTCCTGTCGGATGGATTGCGCCAGGACGCCTTCGACGTGATGGCCGACCGCGACCGCCAAGGCGAGGCTCTGCGGATTGAAGGTGCTGGCGGGGCCGGAGATGTCCACCACGCCAAGCAATTCGCCATCGCTGGGATCGTGAACCGGAACGGCCGCGCAGGTCCACCGCTGCACCTCCGAACAGAAATGCTCCGCCCCGCGGATCTGGACCGGTTTCGATTCCGCGATCGCGGCGCCAATCGCGTTGGTGCCGATGTCAGCCTCGCTCCAGCGTCCGCCGTGCTCGAGATGAACCGCGCGCCCGGCGTCGATAACCCTGTCGTCGCCCTGGGTATCGATGATCAGCCCGCTGGGATCGGTGAGGATCATGATCGAATTCGCATCGCGCAGGAACGTCTTGGAATTCTCGAGAGCGCAGCGGGCGGCGTGGCGAAGCGAAGCGTGCTTGGCGCGCCGGCGAAACAACTCGGCGTCGGCGACGAGCGGCGCCCGCGCTCGGTCGACGGTGACGTGATGGTTTCTGGATCTCTGCCACGACGCGGCAACCGACGACCTCAAATCGGACGACAACGCTCCGCGCTCGACGAATCTTTCCCACGCCGCCAGCACTTCTCGTTGGTCCATCCTGGCTCCTCCGAGATCAAAGGCCACCAGACCCGGTCGCACGGGGCCGCTTGATCAACCATCCGAATGCAGGGGACTGCCCGCCGCGGCTGTCGGACTGATCAGGCAAGGGGCAACAACAGAACCCTCAGGCTGCTCGAATGGCCGCCCGCATCGGATTCCATGCCGCCGCACTCGCCGTCAAACCGGCCGCGCCGTGCGATCAAACAAACCTCTTCAGCGTCCCGCTCCCTGATGTCCCAGGCTCTCTCTCAGGCCCGGTAACCAGGTCAGAATATACATTTTGAATGGTTCTAGCAAAGGTAGCGGATCTAGCTTCATGAGATGGAACCCGGCAGCAGCCAGCCTTAAATTCGACGCCGCTGGATCGATCCAACTCCGCACGGGCCACGGTTCGATCTGTCGGAAGATCCTTGGTTGGGCCTGTGATGCAGCGCAGCATCCGGGGATGATGCAGCGTGGTCCTGTCGGTATCGATGGTTGCGCCTCCCCGACTTGAGATTGCTCGCCGACTGTTCAGCCGGCGGCGGATTGCGCTGAACGGCGGCCCTTGGCGGACAATGGAGAACCGATACTCCTAGTCAGGGTGCTCTCCGGTAAGAAAACAAGGCTGCTACAATGGGTCTTGCGGTGTAGCGGACCCCCGCTACCAAGTGTGACCCACTATCCTCAAAAGTGGGTTTCGGACTGTAGCGGTCTCCCGCTACCATCTTTCCCCACACTCCCGTTACCCGGTTGGGGTAGGCGGCTTCTCCAAGCAGGGCATTTAGGCGGCCGGCTATCTCCACCGCTACTCCATTTGGTCTTGGCTGGATCCCGAAACACAGTAACCGTATCGACAAGGTCTCGAATGGCTTCTGCGGCCTCTGCGTCGCCGGCTGCGACACTTTTCCCCAATGGCATCTAAGGCAGTCGATCGGGGTCCGAGAATGGAAGGATCGCCATGTCCTTTTGCGATCGCATCCACCAGGCGTTCGATTTCCCTGTTTAATTGACCAAGCTGCTGCTCAAGGCGCTGTCGGCTTGCATGTGATTTTGCCGCGAGGCGCTTCCGATCCTCTAGATATGTGCGTACGTACTCTGCAATTGCCTTCGGCGCGCGCAACTCGGCCCTTAACCCGTTGAGAACTGCACTTTCCACAGTATCTAAAGTCTTGGCGTCAGGACACGTGCCGCTCTCCGTCGCAGCCGAGCAGCGAATGCGAACGCGACCTGATTTGTCCCGCCCATTGGTTGCCATGCCGGAGCCGCATGAACCGCAGCGAAGCAAACCAGACAACATTCGACGAGGACGACGTTGCTGGCTAGGATGCGTCCGACTGCGCTCTTCTTTGCGTTGCTGAGCAGCCGTGAATAGCTCGAAAAGAAGATTGATGACATTCTGAAAGCGGAGCTTGCCAGGAACGCGAATAGTGATGGTGCCGACAGCACTGACATGGCTGCGTTTGGTCTTGTGGCTCAAAGGCTGCAATATCTCATGCGCCACCGCCGCACGCTGCTTCGAAAGACACCGGCGACCGAGCGAGTTGCGGAGGTCAACTAGGGCGCACCGGAGCGGTCAGTGTGGGCCGAAGACGCCCAGGAAAACACGGCATCCTTTATCTGAATCAATGCCGGCGGCGGCAGCGCCACGGCAACCCTGTCCGCCTTGTCGCCTCGACGAACGAGCCTGACCACCCATATCTCTCCATCCGTATAATAGGGGTCTCCCTCGCCATTCCGCCCATTGAGCGTGGGACCGATTCCTCTCATTTGATAAATGCCGGTGACCATCTGCGCCTGGTTCAGTCCGTCAACCAATTGGTCGCGCTCCTCATCAATGTTTGGTGCGATCTTATGGGTCACCTGACCGGTGTCGCGGCTCAGTGTCACTCCCTTGTCGAAAGTAGCAGATCCAAGCCAGACGGGACGTGCATCGGCCCCGTTGGCAAGCACGAACCACACCCGGACGTGTTGCCGGCGGTCGGCGCTCACCCCGTCCGGTTTTTCAAACGCCAGGTCCTCGCGCCGCCCCTCGAAGAAGAGCGGACTGACAGGCGCGTCCTTGTAAGGCCGATCAAACAATACGCTGCCCACGATCTCTGCGCTGGTCCGCAACGTAATCGGGTCTGCGGGATACCAGCCGGCGGCATGAAATGCAGAAACGACGTCTTCACGGCTTCCAACGAGGCCGACGTTGATGGGACCGCCTGGAATTCCCTGCGCCGTCGCAGTCAGCATCGGCCGATGTGAGAGTCCGGGCTCGTGTTCGATCCGTGACCATGTCGCAGGCAGAATCAGGTAGCTGATCGTGACGTAACAAGCGATCATCGCTGCGGGAACGGCAAATAGCGGCGTCCGAGTCCTTCTGGATCCATTCATGATACTGCCTTCGAAATTTGATCGTGGCAAAATGGACGCAATATCTGCGAGCCTATACTGCGGCCGGGTGACCGACCCAGCTCCGGGTAAGTCGCCTACTTCGTCACGATCCGCCGCGTCGGCGTGACCGTGCTGGTGGGCGCCATCGGCGAGACCGCGAACGTTATCCAGGCATTCAAGCCGCATGGTCGGTTCCGCGCTTCGAACTGGCCATAGGCTTTCGGGTTGAGGTATCCCTGCATATCGCCGACGGGAAACACGAAGCCGGCTGAGGGCCGATGCAGAGCACGCGCGACTATTGCGCGCCATCTGCCTGTCCCCCTCGACGGCGGCGTGGATCAGCGCAACGATCGGACGCCTCATCTCGGGCCAATGCTATGCAAATTCGGCCGGGTTCTGAATTTCGTCCTCATCTGTGTCAGCAAGATCACGCTGGAGCTGTATTATTCCGGATTTCGCTGAAGGCTGCTCCCTGCGGTCGGCATAGGCCCGACCTGTAGCACTCCGCTGCAGGGTTTTCGAAGGACTCTCGCCATACACCTTGCGGTACTCGACCGAGAATCGGCCCAATTCCACGAAGCCGAAAAGGGTGGCGATCTCGGTTACCGTTGCAAGATTATCGCCGGCGGACAGAAGCGCGCGCCTGGCCTGCGCCAGCCGCTGCATACGAAGATGGCGGCAGGGGGGGGCGCCGTGAACGGTATGAAATGCCTTGCGCAGCGTGCGCTCGCTGACGGCGAGAGCGTTGCAGAGCGCCGAAATGTGCAGCGGCGAGTCGGGCTCTGCGAGAACGATCGCCTCGGCCCGGTCGACGAGACTGCGCCAGGTTCTGCTGGTCGACTGGCAGGAAAAGTCCGAAAAGTTTTCTGACCAATAACGGATAGTCATTAGTGCCCCCGACTTTACGATCGCGGTAAAAGCGCTAGAGCTGTGGGCAACACAGCATCAAGTACCGGGGGCGCGCTACTGTACCTGGGGGCAAACGGTGCCTGGTCGAGCGGCCCTAGGCGCTCGCCCGGCGATGGTTATGAAGCGCCCTTGACGTCGGGCGAGGGCTCAGGCGTCAGCATCCCGGTGCGCTCCGCCACAGAGACTGCCTCCGCAAACGAGCGGACCTGAAGCTTTTGCATGATCATCTGCCGATGATATTTGATGGTTCGCTCTGAGGTACCCAGCGAATGGGCAATCTGCTTGTTCATCCTGCCACGGACCATCAGCGCGAACACTTCGCTTTCGCGAGGAGTTAATTGCGCAATCAGCGCCTTTAGCGAATCGAGCCGGCTCTGATTCCGTTGGACATCCCTGAAGCGTGACAGTGCGCGCTCAATCGCTTCCAGCAGCGTCTGCTTGAGGATCGGCTTGGAGAGAAAGTCCTCCGCGCCGGCCTTGATGGCGCGAACGCTCGTGGGAATGTCGCCGTGACCGGTCATAAAGATGATCGGCCAGTGATGCGACAGTTTTGCCAGCTCCTGCTGAAGATCGAGACCGCCGAGTGCGGGCATCTGCACGTCGAGGAGAAGGCAGCCCGGCTCGGCGTCGGTGGCTTCTAAAAAGCTCGCCGCCGAATCGTAGTCGGCAACGGCATAGCCCGAAGCTTTCAACACCCGGGATATCGCGCTGCGAAACGATGCGTCATCGTCCACGATATGAACCCTGGGAGCACCTGCTATTCCCAATCTCGCCCTCGTCGTGGCTCGTCGGCCAAGTCCCGAAAGATCTCCGGACGATTTGCTGCGGGCAGACCAAGGCTCAACCGAGCACCGCAGCAAGAAGTAACCGGAAACGCGAGAATAAGTGGGGTGGCCTCGGGCAGTCAACGTGGAGCGTGC
Protein-coding sequences here:
- a CDS encoding MmoB/DmpM family protein; the encoded protein is MLHENDNIFKSMKDITFEDTVSHQCGVTMNDSVEARAIAEVMSRHDHIKVTYMPAMIRIDGVGKMEFKMDEISEELGRVMTPHLFEISTSTHYGRMVMIDDNTVMLFGDMNEMMKYIV
- a CDS encoding iron-sulfur cluster assembly protein, yielding MDPELDESVTELNFVTRADVDAADRVHIEFRLPTYWCAANFSFLMADDMRQAVSRLDWVKGVSVVLGEHMYADKINAGLAEGRSFQEAFGTEADGGLDDLRQTFLVKAFQRRQVVLLGHLIALGHSPAEIVSLTLAELGSLPLDDTGEKLVQRYLERRAVVGSAPSDATAFVDAKGARLNAESLPGYLSDLRRVGINAEFNGALCRGLLAARFDLETPFVPKSKAMPASPGADQVP
- a CDS encoding helix-turn-helix domain-containing protein, which produces MTIRYWSENFSDFSCQSTSRTWRSLVDRAEAIVLAEPDSPLHISALCNALAVSERTLRKAFHTVHGAPPCRHLRMQRLAQARRALLSAGDNLATVTEIATLFGFVELGRFSVEYRKVYGESPSKTLQRSATGRAYADRREQPSAKSGIIQLQRDLADTDEDEIQNPAEFA
- a CDS encoding amidohydrolase family protein — encoded protein: MYRTAKGEEIFVIDGHTHFWDGSPANQKNIHGKQFIDCFYAYHANLSPPSEKWEKEKFEKYDAKTMFDDLFVTGYDDMAILQPTYLTDFYKNGFNTTERNSAMKKSHPDRFILNGAFDPRDGSKGIEELHALSEKHKLKGVKLYTAEWRGESKGYKLTDKASYQYLEAAQKLGIKNIHVHKGPTIIPLNRDAFDVADIDDVATSFQDLNFIVEHCGLPRLDDFCWIATQETNVYAGLAVALPFIHSRPGYFAHVISELLFWVGADKILYGSDYGIWTPKWLIDKLMAFEIPADVTKETGSVLSMEAKTKILGLNAARIYGIDVEAQKKKIRAGGGYAHLPEAVHAPR
- a CDS encoding aromatic/alkene monooxygenase hydroxylase subunit beta, whose protein sequence is MSAQTSSATAAAKPAAAVKSGAAGAAVFPGSDSRKYNYFEPKGRKATHYEDMTVDVQPDPERYLLQDWIISFPDGTPTYSKDWTAAKSSNWHKFRAVDQEWERTHYQRQSTICGMVQNTIENGRKSGAPTRFDPAWVKILQNHLGAYKHAEFGLGTSTMQAQRYGYTQMVNNAILTNSSYKLRFAQDITLYLSEIGLDLSAFDIAAGKKHWLEDPIWQGVRKSVESVMGSNDYLEQYFATNVVFEPLIGELFRSGFLMQAASAQNDFITPAVVSAAEADYERNLANSVELFHILGTDPTYAAQNLALFNKWLVKHADLALDAANHLQPIWSQPRVKVAAFADALAHAKNRIKGIAAELGLTVPANLTS
- a CDS encoding recombinase zinc beta ribbon domain-containing protein, giving the protein MLSGLLRCGSCGSGMATNGRDKSGRVRIRCSAATESGTCPDAKTLDTVESAVLNGLRAELRAPKAIAEYVRTYLEDRKRLAAKSHASRQRLEQQLGQLNREIERLVDAIAKGHGDPSILGPRSTALDAIGEKCRSRRRRGRRSHSRPCRYGYCVSGSSQDQME
- a CDS encoding sigma-54-dependent Fis family transcriptional regulator, with the protein product MDQREVLAAWERFVERGALSSDLRSSVAASWQRSRNHHVTVDRARAPLVADAELFRRRAKHASLRHAARCALENSKTFLRDANSIMILTDPSGLIIDTQGDDRVIDAGRAVHLEHGGRWSEADIGTNAIGAAIAESKPVQIRGAEHFCSEVQRWTCAAVPVHDPSDGELLGVVDISGPASTFNPQSLALAVAVGHHVEGVLAQSIRQEHEELLCRFLAKRAQWSNDECIVLDRRGTILHATERALNVIQHGIHDDAPTRFLKTVPFDEWPGRLKELLPNASFNLVKNERSGIGAIVVLPARRRQLVTHQNARQSRFEPEHRETTGSSSARKDLRPQPPSLPGAAAGFVARDPAVRAVVRQVETAAARKMPILIRGETGTGKEQLARHAHAASGRTGAFIPVNCAALPESLIESELFGYAEGAFTGARRGGAIGLVREADGGTLFLDEIGDMPVALQAVLLRLLDDWTVRPVGGVRTKVDVFLVSATNARLDKAVAEGRFRSDLLYRLNTLEVTLPRLRDRSDFDAIVRHLLDAIDPGCEITPADIAHLATRPWPGNIRELRNVLARFTLAAADGTSSEPQRQDVAVQSPEAAPGSLHDTHRARILAVYAETAGNVSETARRLGVSRNTIYRALGQKKPE
- a CDS encoding response regulator, translating into MDDDASFRSAISRVLKASGYAVADYDSAASFLEATDAEPGCLLLDVQMPALGGLDLQQELAKLSHHWPIIFMTGHGDIPTSVRAIKAGAEDFLSKPILKQTLLEAIERALSRFRDVQRNQSRLDSLKALIAQLTPRESEVFALMVRGRMNKQIAHSLGTSERTIKYHRQMIMQKLQVRSFAEAVSVAERTGMLTPEPSPDVKGAS
- a CDS encoding LssY C-terminal domain-containing protein, with the protein product MNGSRRTRTPLFAVPAAMIACYVTISYLILPATWSRIEHEPGLSHRPMLTATAQGIPGGPINVGLVGSREDVVSAFHAAGWYPADPITLRTSAEIVGSVLFDRPYKDAPVSPLFFEGRREDLAFEKPDGVSADRRQHVRVWFVLANGADARPVWLGSATFDKGVTLSRDTGQVTHKIAPNIDEERDQLVDGLNQAQMVTGIYQMRGIGPTLNGRNGEGDPYYTDGEIWVVRLVRRGDKADRVAVALPPPALIQIKDAVFSWASSAHTDRSGAP
- a CDS encoding molecular chaperone GroEL produces the protein MPKIMLHDEAARAALGRGVAKLAKAVRGTLGPKGMNAIMDRPIGTPIVSRDGVSIASEIELECPFENMGAQVLREVSARTNEVAGDGTTTATVLADVLVQDGLKCLTAGANPVELVEGLELAVTETIAALRRLAKPLQGAAGLRAVASIAANDTALGDMVAEAFQRAGNHGIVAVEYGSTVETTLEIVEGMAFDRGYLSHHMVTDVEKMQVVLDDPFILMTDIKIQTGEQLAGVISLIERSGRPLLIIAEEVAPPVIMQLLARRERGGFKVAAIHPPEFGHWRKAMLEDIAITTGGRVISVDLGGRLEKAELHDLGSARQVRISASKTLITAGAGDQRNIVARREQVLRQYEAAPENIERDKFQERIAKLSGGTAMILAGGATPVEQKRRTQLIEDAINATRAAIEEGIVPGGGLALLRTAGKLDELIGRLDGSTRQGAELLQRALSRPLFYIAGNAGLNAEAEVTRFAKTRNGHGLDARNGSAVDLVEAGIIDPVKVCYSAVRNAASVAGLILTTQTLIAKKPDDHDPTAGPARGGGAELL